A stretch of Triticum aestivum cultivar Chinese Spring chromosome 1D, IWGSC CS RefSeq v2.1, whole genome shotgun sequence DNA encodes these proteins:
- the LOC123175515 gene encoding uncharacterized protein, protein MAFLGGSLGVTRSISSRKMMEGKSHDSSGSWRQAPAPVRQLFWRLRRAVLRPKRRAVSFGYDLKSYSQNFDDGVIPAHRV, encoded by the coding sequence ATGGCATTTCTGGGAGGATCATTGGGCGTGACAAGGAGCATCAGCAGCCGAAAGATGATGGAGGGGAAGAGCCACGACAGCTCCGGGTCATGGCGGCAAGCGCCGGCGCCCGTGAGGCAGCTGTTCTGGAGGCTGAGGCGCGCTGTGCTGAGGCCGAAGCGCCGCGCCGTGAGCTTCGGGTATGACCTCAAGAGCTACTCCCAGAACTTCGACGACGGCGTCATCCCTGCCCACCGCGTCTAG